From the genome of bacterium, one region includes:
- a CDS encoding pyrroloquinoline quinone-dependent dehydrogenase: MRFWVQPGVALIAFATLLACTAKPPLPSGGGIAGWPFYGADAGGSRYSPLDQIDSGNAAHLEVAWKIRTGDLDADPPPPGHMAFQATPILVEGRLILPTPLGRILALDPETGEESWRFDATVQGRRYPEFTSRGVASFVDPDLDEETPCRTRVYAATVESRLFAIDARTGLACGDFGSGGEVSLREGMDRIDTPWTFTISSPPVVAGDLVVVGSAIGDNQRVEAPRGVVRAYDARTGGLVWLWDPIPTDPAQAVREGWQPDQARRGGAANAWAPISFDAERGLLFVPTSSPSPDYYGGERLGSDRHANSVVALRASTGELVWAFQLVHHDLWDYDTPAQPTLTHIRREGRDIPVVVQTTKTGLVFVLHRDTGEPVFPVEERPVPASDVPGEEAWPTQPFPTVMARLVPNSLRPEDAFGLTPYDRGKCSERIASLRNEGLFTPPSLQGTLAYPGIAGGSNWGGIAIDPVRRLIVANVTNLAFEVRLIPRDDFEREREEGGGLVREYAPQAGTPYGMMREPILGPFFMPCTPPPWGMLMAVSLDTGEEVWRRPFGTVPDQAPLPAWFEPGLPSLGGPIVTAGGVVMIGASMDGRFRAFNIETGEELFREKLPAGGNATPMTYRLREGGRQFVVISAGGHGKLGTRRGDYVVAYALPGP, from the coding sequence ATGCGATTCTGGGTTCAGCCGGGCGTAGCCCTGATAGCGTTCGCCACACTCCTGGCCTGCACGGCGAAACCACCGCTTCCGTCGGGTGGCGGCATTGCTGGCTGGCCATTCTACGGCGCAGATGCTGGCGGCAGTCGCTATTCGCCTCTCGACCAGATCGACAGCGGAAACGCTGCACATCTCGAGGTGGCCTGGAAGATCCGCACCGGAGATCTCGACGCGGATCCGCCGCCTCCCGGTCATATGGCCTTCCAGGCAACGCCCATCCTGGTCGAGGGTCGGCTGATCCTGCCGACACCCCTCGGCCGCATCCTCGCGCTCGACCCTGAAACCGGCGAGGAATCGTGGCGTTTCGACGCGACGGTCCAGGGGCGCCGCTATCCCGAGTTCACCTCACGTGGTGTCGCTTCCTTCGTGGACCCGGACCTCGATGAAGAGACCCCGTGTCGTACGCGCGTTTATGCGGCCACGGTCGAATCGCGCCTGTTCGCGATCGACGCGCGCACGGGCCTGGCGTGTGGCGATTTCGGCAGCGGGGGTGAGGTCTCGCTCCGTGAAGGCATGGACCGGATCGACACACCCTGGACGTTCACGATCAGCTCGCCGCCCGTGGTGGCCGGTGATCTGGTCGTCGTGGGCTCGGCCATCGGCGACAACCAGCGGGTGGAGGCGCCGCGCGGTGTGGTGCGTGCTTATGACGCACGTACCGGAGGCCTGGTGTGGCTTTGGGATCCCATCCCTACCGATCCGGCACAGGCGGTTCGCGAGGGCTGGCAGCCCGATCAGGCGCGACGCGGCGGGGCCGCCAACGCCTGGGCCCCGATCTCCTTCGACGCCGAGCGGGGTCTCCTCTTCGTGCCGACCAGCAGTCCGAGCCCGGACTACTACGGCGGCGAGCGGCTCGGCTCGGATCGGCATGCAAACTCCGTCGTCGCCCTGCGTGCCAGCACCGGCGAGTTGGTCTGGGCCTTCCAGCTGGTGCACCACGATCTCTGGGACTACGACACTCCCGCGCAGCCGACCCTCACGCATATCCGTCGGGAGGGTCGCGACATCCCGGTCGTCGTCCAGACCACCAAGACGGGGCTGGTCTTCGTGCTGCATCGCGACACCGGTGAGCCGGTCTTTCCCGTTGAAGAGCGACCTGTCCCGGCCTCCGACGTGCCGGGAGAAGAAGCATGGCCGACCCAGCCGTTTCCGACGGTCATGGCTCGTCTCGTTCCCAACTCCCTGCGGCCGGAGGATGCCTTCGGCCTGACGCCCTACGACCGGGGAAAATGCAGCGAACGCATTGCATCGCTGCGAAATGAAGGCCTCTTCACGCCGCCGAGCCTGCAAGGAACCTTGGCCTATCCGGGAATCGCCGGAGGGAGCAATTGGGGCGGGATCGCGATCGACCCCGTGCGGCGTCTGATCGTGGCCAACGTCACCAACCTCGCCTTCGAGGTGCGCCTGATTCCACGCGACGACTTCGAGCGTGAACGGGAAGAAGGTGGGGGGCTGGTACGCGAATACGCACCGCAGGCGGGAACCCCCTACGGCATGATGCGGGAGCCCATCCTGGGTCCCTTCTTCATGCCCTGCACTCCGCCGCCGTGGGGGATGCTGATGGCTGTCTCGCTCGATACGGGCGAGGAGGTCTGGAGGCGCCCGTTCGGCACCGTGCCCGATCAAGCTCCGCTTCCGGCATGGTTCGAGCCCGGCCTACCGAGCCTCGGAGGGCCCATCGTGACGGCCGGTGGCGTCGTGATGATCGGCGCATCGATGGATGGTCGTTTTCGGGCGTTCAACATCGAAACGGGCGAGGAGCTCTTCCGCGAAAAGCTGCCGGCCGGTGGGAATGCGACACCGATGACCTACCGCCTACG
- a CDS encoding TetR/AcrR family transcriptional regulator, which yields MARKRPEGRLAALAEAALSQFSQRGYRRTQVADVAAELGLSPGTVYCSVTSKEALFDLAVRAAFDEPLPETDGPVSEPPLDSLVERVNELMHQRMRTPEIARAVKRQRAPADVRGELERLVGEQYDMVARNRRAIRLLDRCAADWPALAELYHRGARGGLNHRWERYLAQRIETGALSPVPDPAVAGRLVIETIAWFAMHRHGDANPQPMDDAIARETVVTVLLRGFGL from the coding sequence ATGGCACGCAAACGACCCGAGGGACGATTGGCGGCACTGGCCGAGGCAGCGCTCAGCCAGTTCTCCCAGCGTGGCTATCGCCGCACCCAGGTCGCGGATGTGGCCGCCGAACTGGGCCTCTCGCCCGGCACGGTCTACTGCTCCGTCACCAGCAAGGAGGCGCTCTTCGACCTCGCGGTGCGCGCGGCCTTCGATGAGCCCCTGCCCGAGACGGACGGGCCTGTGTCCGAGCCGCCGCTCGATTCCCTGGTCGAGCGCGTGAACGAGCTCATGCACCAACGCATGCGCACCCCCGAAATTGCGCGGGCCGTGAAACGTCAGAGGGCCCCGGCGGACGTGCGCGGCGAGCTGGAGAGGTTGGTAGGCGAGCAATACGACATGGTGGCCCGGAACCGCCGCGCGATCCGCCTGCTCGATCGCTGCGCGGCAGATTGGCCCGCGCTTGCAGAACTCTATCACCGCGGCGCACGAGGCGGGCTGAACCACCGCTGGGAGCGCTACCTGGCTCAGCGCATCGAAACCGGCGCGCTGTCCCCCGTGCCGGATCCGGCCGTTGCCGGCCGCCTCGTCATCGAAACCATCGCATGGTTTGCGATGCATCGGCATGGCGACGCAAACCCCCAACCCATGGACGATGCGATCGCTCGCGAGACCGTGGTGACCGTGCTGCTTCGCGGGTTTGGCCTCTAG
- a CDS encoding DUF4239 domain-containing protein, with amino-acid sequence MDPFSRLQKYVNQLIQSQPWVLFAAPALSASAAFAVHHLLADLVQEPLGTASAHDLGEGVGTFLTVIGIIYALILGFTFQQAYSRQIDLRTALRAEASSLWSLLLLGRAMGGSSERSEIDRRVRTYVGHVLDVEFPPDDLEPAEAAPILFEVLGVLHGLSADGVADEVDRVTLAAIHDELRAATRARSDRLAISTRPIPRIHWFQIELLSTLMMIGFLILDLRAPLLEALLLSFTASAITVLYMSLFDLDYPFAGLWRAEPRPLEALRRELDVPAGS; translated from the coding sequence ATGGATCCCTTCTCCCGGCTCCAGAAGTACGTCAACCAGCTGATCCAGTCTCAGCCCTGGGTGCTCTTCGCGGCGCCGGCCCTGTCTGCGAGCGCCGCCTTTGCCGTCCACCACCTCCTGGCCGACCTCGTCCAGGAACCCCTCGGTACGGCGTCCGCCCATGATCTGGGAGAGGGTGTCGGCACATTCCTCACCGTCATCGGCATCATCTACGCCCTCATCCTGGGCTTCACCTTCCAGCAGGCCTATTCGCGGCAGATCGATCTGCGCACGGCACTCCGGGCCGAGGCGAGCAGTCTCTGGAGCCTCCTGCTACTGGGACGCGCGATGGGCGGAAGCTCGGAGCGGAGCGAGATCGACCGGCGCGTGCGTACCTATGTCGGGCATGTGTTGGACGTCGAGTTCCCGCCCGATGATCTGGAACCGGCCGAGGCCGCACCGATCCTGTTCGAGGTGCTCGGCGTTCTGCATGGTCTCAGCGCCGACGGCGTTGCCGACGAAGTGGATCGTGTCACCCTGGCCGCCATCCATGACGAGCTCCGTGCGGCGACCCGCGCCCGAAGCGACCGTCTTGCCATCTCGACGCGCCCGATCCCGCGCATCCATTGGTTCCAGATCGAGTTGCTCTCGACCTTGATGATGATCGGCTTCCTGATCCTCGACTTGCGAGCGCCATTGCTCGAAGCGTTGTTGCTGAGCTTCACGGCGAGCGCCATAACCGTGCTCTACATGTCGCTCTTCGATCTCGACTATCCCTTTGCGGGGCTCTGGCGGGCAGAGCCGCGGCCGCTCGAGGCATTGCGCCGCGAACTCGACGTACCGGCGGGCAGCTGA
- a CDS encoding NAD-dependent epimerase/dehydratase family protein, which translates to MQIAQPVLVTGGTGFIGRRLIDRLLEMNLEVVSFALPGEPVPDHWGEKVKLLRGDITKAEDVRAAMAGIQTVFHLAAVVGMGAYDVHWAVTVEGSRNVYDAALANGTKVVLASSIVVYGDQIQNGICHEGLDHGSHQGAYSRAKMAQEKLALAYRADRGLDLVVVRPANVYGVGSGPWVEGMLGLIQTDMLPVVGDGSGNAGLVHVNNLVDAFLLAAGDPIVLPARSLGIDRPDLVLAGIAAGLLVLDRIYQAGGLQTIGGGMHVGVVEDFHTQMIETLVGLGVLEQHELEGRFLDGEVRIAGLALVGLYVEELRVELHGLVEILDVQCELDTHV; encoded by the coding sequence ATGCAGATTGCTCAGCCCGTACTGGTCACCGGAGGGACGGGTTTCATCGGACGGCGGCTGATCGATCGGCTGCTCGAAATGAACCTGGAAGTCGTGAGCTTCGCCTTGCCGGGCGAACCGGTTCCGGACCATTGGGGCGAGAAGGTCAAACTCCTGCGAGGCGACATCACGAAGGCGGAAGACGTCCGCGCGGCCATGGCCGGCATCCAGACGGTCTTCCATCTTGCGGCGGTGGTCGGCATGGGCGCCTACGACGTGCATTGGGCGGTTACGGTCGAAGGCAGCCGCAACGTCTATGACGCGGCGCTGGCCAACGGCACGAAGGTCGTCCTGGCCTCATCCATCGTGGTGTACGGAGACCAGATCCAGAATGGGATCTGCCATGAAGGGCTCGACCACGGCAGCCACCAGGGTGCCTACAGTCGCGCCAAGATGGCCCAGGAGAAGCTTGCGCTCGCCTATCGTGCGGATCGGGGCCTGGACCTCGTGGTCGTGCGCCCCGCGAATGTGTATGGGGTGGGCAGTGGACCGTGGGTCGAGGGGATGCTGGGCTTGATCCAAACGGACATGCTTCCCGTCGTTGGTGATGGTTCCGGCAACGCGGGCCTGGTGCATGTCAACAATCTCGTCGATGCGTTCCTGCTAGCCGCGGGCGACCCGATAGTACTCCCAGCGCGCTCCCTGGGGATCGATCGCCCAGACCTTGTTCTGGCTGGCATAGCAGCAGGTCTGCTCGTCCTCGACCGAATCTACCAGGCCGGCGGACTTCAGACGATCGGTGGCGGCATGCACGTCGGCGTCGTCGAAGACTTCCACACCCAGATGATTGAGACGCTCGTCGGCCTCGGGGTTCTCGAACAACACGAGCTTGAGGGGCGGTTTCTCGATGGCGAAGTTCGCATAGCCGGGCTTGCGCTTGTTGGCCTTTACGTCGAAGAGCTTCGAGTAGAACTCCACGGCCTCGTCGAGATCCTTGACGTTCAGTGCGAGTTGGACACGCATGTGTGA